One stretch of Gemmatimonadaceae bacterium DNA includes these proteins:
- the infC gene encoding translation initiation factor IF-3, producing the protein MRVNRQIRISPLRVIGADGSQLGILEVDAALRMAEEQGLDLVEVAPTARPPVVRIMDYGKYKFEMAKQARVAKKKQHVIELKEVKYRPGIDDHDFDTKTRHARRFLEEKNKVKVTMMFRGRQVTHPELGQAVLERVATSLADIGKIESAGRLEGKSMTMILTPK; encoded by the coding sequence GTGCGGGTCAACCGTCAGATCCGCATCAGTCCGCTCCGCGTCATCGGTGCCGACGGCTCGCAACTGGGAATTCTCGAAGTCGATGCCGCACTCCGCATGGCGGAAGAGCAGGGACTGGATCTGGTCGAAGTCGCGCCCACCGCTCGGCCGCCCGTGGTCCGCATCATGGATTACGGGAAGTACAAGTTCGAGATGGCCAAGCAGGCGAGGGTCGCGAAGAAGAAGCAGCACGTGATCGAGCTCAAGGAGGTCAAGTACCGCCCGGGCATCGACGATCACGACTTCGACACGAAGACGCGGCATGCGCGCCGGTTCCTGGAAGAAAAGAACAAGGTCAAGGTGACCATGATGTTCCGCGGTCGCCAAGTCACGCATCCCGAGCTCGGTCAGGCGGTGCTCGAGCGCGTGGCCACCTCCCTCGCCGACATCGGAAAGATCGAGAGCGCGGGGCGGTTGGAAGGCAAATCGATGACGATGATTCTCACGCCGAAATAA
- the rpmI gene encoding 50S ribosomal protein L35, whose product MPKMKTHKGAAKRFSITGSGKVKRNKAHKSHILTKKTSKRKRRLRQSGLIATNGEVKNIKRLLQA is encoded by the coding sequence ATGCCCAAGATGAAAACCCACAAGGGTGCCGCGAAGCGCTTCAGCATCACCGGTAGCGGAAAGGTGAAGCGCAACAAGGCCCACAAGAGCCACATTCTCACGAAGAAGACGTCCAAGCGGAAGCGCCGACTGCGCCAATCGGGGCTCATCGCCACGAACGGCGAGGTGAAGAACATCAAGCGCCTGCTGCAGGCGTAA
- the rplT gene encoding 50S ribosomal protein L20 — MPRAVSNVPRLKRKKQIMKAARGGFGARSKLWKAAKENVERGWKYAYRDRKNKKRDFRQLWITRINAGAHQHELTYATFINGLKKAGIEVNRKILADLAVHDPVAFAALADKARSALNAA, encoded by the coding sequence ATGCCTCGCGCCGTATCGAACGTTCCGCGCCTCAAGCGCAAGAAGCAGATCATGAAGGCCGCCCGCGGCGGCTTTGGAGCCCGCAGCAAGCTGTGGAAGGCCGCCAAAGAAAACGTCGAGCGCGGTTGGAAGTATGCGTACCGCGACCGCAAGAACAAGAAACGTGACTTCCGGCAGTTGTGGATCACGCGTATCAACGCTGGCGCCCATCAGCACGAGTTGACGTACGCCACGTTCATCAACGGGCTCAAGAAGGCCGGCATCGAGGTCAACCGGAAGATCCTCGCCGACCTGGCGGTGCACGACCCGGTAGCGTTTGCCGCGCTCGCCGACAAGGCGCGCTCCGCGTTGAACGCAGCGTAA
- the pheS gene encoding phenylalanine--tRNA ligase subunit alpha, with protein MASAGLAAIGDAPGLDALEQARVQFLGDRRGEILEFQRALGALSAVEKPEAGKLFNAAKRQLEQALDERRTELGRAAGGYRPPHDLTMPARQQWRGAKHPVTLVIEEIAAIFRELGFTIALGPEAESEWYNFTALNFPANHPAMDMHDTLYVQDEVLLRTHTSPVQVRTLQRYPPPIRILAPGNVYRRDFFDASHAPMFAQIEGLCVDEGISFVDLKATLGHFAQRFFGSARARFRPSFFPFTEPSAEMDIECRLCRGAGCAACKGTGWMEILGSGMVHPAVLDAAGLDSEKYTGWAFGMGPARIAQQRYGVGDIRVFYDSDVRFLEQIAE; from the coding sequence ATGGCGTCCGCCGGCCTGGCCGCGATCGGTGACGCCCCGGGCCTCGATGCGCTCGAACAGGCGCGGGTCCAGTTCCTGGGCGACCGGCGAGGCGAGATCCTCGAATTCCAGCGGGCGCTCGGTGCCCTCTCCGCGGTCGAGAAACCAGAGGCCGGTAAGCTGTTCAACGCCGCGAAGCGGCAGCTCGAGCAGGCGCTCGACGAGCGACGCACCGAGTTGGGCCGCGCGGCGGGTGGCTACCGCCCGCCGCACGACCTCACCATGCCCGCTCGCCAGCAGTGGCGCGGCGCCAAGCACCCCGTCACGCTCGTCATCGAAGAGATCGCCGCCATCTTCCGCGAACTGGGCTTCACCATCGCCCTCGGCCCCGAAGCCGAAAGCGAGTGGTACAACTTCACGGCGCTGAACTTTCCGGCCAACCATCCGGCCATGGATATGCACGATACGCTGTACGTGCAGGACGAGGTGTTGCTGCGTACGCACACCTCGCCCGTACAGGTGCGCACGCTGCAGCGCTACCCGCCGCCCATTCGCATCCTCGCCCCCGGCAACGTGTATCGCCGTGACTTCTTCGATGCCTCGCACGCCCCGATGTTCGCGCAGATCGAAGGGCTGTGCGTGGACGAGGGCATCAGCTTCGTCGATCTCAAAGCGACACTCGGGCACTTCGCCCAGCGGTTCTTCGGGTCGGCGCGGGCGCGGTTCCGCCCCAGCTTCTTCCCGTTCACCGAACCATCGGCCGAGATGGACATCGAGTGTCGGCTGTGCCGGGGCGCCGGCTGCGCGGCGTGCAAGGGCACCGGCTGGATGGAGATCCTCGGATCGGGAATGGTGCATCCCGCAGTGCTCGACGCCGCGGGCCTCGACAGCGAGAAGTACACCGGATGGGCGTTCGGCATGGGACCGGCCCGCATCGCGCAGCAGCGCTACGGCGTGGGCGACATTCGGGTGTTCTACGATTCCGACGTCCGCTTTCTGGAGCAGATCGCCGAATGA
- the pheT gene encoding phenylalanine--tRNA ligase subunit beta: MNVSYEWLRAFVPFEQTPAQLRDLITAHAATVDELVLLRQDLADIVVARVVEEAPHPDSDHLHVTKVDDGSGELLDVVCGAANVTAGKLYPFARTGTTIPTGVKLEKRKIRGQTSNGMLCSARELKLGDDHEGILELHVDVPPGTPLLQAVAIGDTQLVIDVLPNRPDLLSHLGVAREVGAATGKPLALPAIAGEPPVWEEPPRVAREGATAGVTVRVDHALAPRYMGLVIRGVKVGPSPEWLVRRLESVGSRSINNVVDASNYILHEIGQPTHAFDLTTLGGHMVQVRAARRGEKIVTLDGVERVLDESVTVIADAQRAHAVAGVMGGRDSEVTDATTDLFLEVAVFDPAHTRAARKRLGLSTDASYRFERGVDFALPPLALARLAQLIVAVAGGTVAGAPVDLLASVPMPRAVTVRSARVATVLGASVPSADAAARLSAIGFTVDTEEGDGELRVVAPSWRADIVGEIDVIEEIARLRGYDWFPTEIRPFRPGNSPDDPIWVQAARVREAMVSLGLLEARPMPFTRGDDGGIGYVRVANPLADDEPYLRRDILDSLARRAEDNLAQMQGTVRLFEIGSVFMPRASAMPSEMVRVGALVMGDRHPEHFASAKGERFDEWDARAIAERMARSAHPAAAVELEAAGDGWLWRVLADGRDIGGVRHVPLDAPVWAAPAFGVEVELAEMANAPVAAPGHNAHGSGPGQPLRHWPAYRPVPTTPAAEFDLALVVPEAVTAAQVEGSIRATAGDLLEQLRLFDEYTGKGIPDGTRSLAWRLTFRHPERTLRDKEIEGRRAKILSVLDQELHVRPRTS; encoded by the coding sequence ATGAACGTCTCGTACGAGTGGCTGCGCGCGTTCGTCCCCTTCGAGCAGACGCCGGCCCAGTTGCGGGATCTGATCACCGCGCACGCCGCGACGGTGGACGAGTTGGTGCTTCTGCGGCAGGACCTCGCCGACATCGTCGTGGCGCGCGTGGTCGAGGAGGCGCCGCACCCCGACTCCGACCACCTGCACGTGACCAAGGTGGACGACGGCAGCGGCGAATTGCTCGACGTCGTGTGCGGCGCTGCCAACGTCACGGCCGGCAAGCTGTACCCGTTCGCGCGCACCGGCACGACCATCCCCACAGGGGTCAAACTCGAGAAGCGCAAGATCCGCGGCCAGACGTCCAACGGCATGCTCTGCTCGGCGCGCGAGCTCAAGCTGGGCGACGACCACGAGGGCATCCTGGAGCTTCACGTGGACGTGCCCCCCGGCACGCCTCTGCTCCAGGCAGTGGCGATCGGCGACACGCAGCTTGTGATCGACGTGCTCCCCAACCGGCCGGACCTGCTGTCGCATCTCGGGGTGGCCCGCGAAGTGGGCGCGGCCACCGGCAAGCCGCTGGCGCTGCCGGCGATCGCCGGTGAGCCGCCGGTGTGGGAGGAACCGCCTCGCGTGGCCCGCGAGGGGGCCACGGCCGGCGTCACCGTCCGCGTGGACCACGCGCTGGCCCCGCGCTATATGGGATTGGTGATTCGCGGCGTGAAGGTGGGGCCGAGTCCGGAATGGCTGGTCCGGCGCCTGGAGAGCGTTGGCAGCCGCTCCATCAACAACGTGGTGGACGCCAGCAACTACATCCTCCATGAGATCGGCCAGCCGACGCACGCGTTCGACCTCACCACCCTCGGCGGGCACATGGTGCAGGTGCGCGCCGCCCGCCGCGGCGAGAAGATCGTCACGCTCGACGGCGTGGAGCGCGTGCTCGACGAATCGGTGACGGTGATCGCCGACGCGCAACGGGCCCACGCCGTGGCCGGCGTGATGGGCGGACGGGACAGTGAGGTCACCGACGCCACCACCGACCTGTTCCTCGAGGTCGCGGTGTTCGACCCCGCGCACACGCGGGCGGCGCGCAAGCGCCTCGGGCTCAGTACCGACGCCAGCTATCGGTTCGAGCGCGGGGTGGATTTCGCGCTGCCTCCCCTGGCCCTGGCGCGACTGGCCCAGCTCATCGTTGCGGTGGCGGGCGGCACCGTGGCGGGGGCCCCGGTGGACCTTCTGGCATCGGTGCCCATGCCGCGCGCCGTCACTGTGCGCTCGGCCCGCGTGGCCACCGTGCTCGGGGCGTCCGTGCCGAGCGCGGATGCGGCCGCGCGCCTGTCCGCCATCGGGTTCACGGTGGACACCGAGGAAGGCGATGGCGAGCTGCGCGTGGTGGCGCCTTCGTGGCGCGCCGACATCGTGGGCGAGATCGATGTGATCGAGGAAATCGCGCGGCTTCGCGGCTACGACTGGTTCCCCACCGAGATCCGCCCCTTCCGGCCCGGGAACTCGCCGGACGATCCGATCTGGGTGCAGGCGGCGCGGGTGCGCGAAGCAATGGTATCGCTCGGCCTGCTCGAAGCCCGTCCGATGCCGTTCACCCGCGGGGACGACGGCGGCATTGGCTACGTCCGCGTCGCCAACCCGCTGGCTGACGATGAGCCGTACCTGCGGCGCGACATCCTCGACTCGCTTGCCCGCCGCGCCGAGGACAATCTGGCGCAGATGCAGGGCACGGTGCGGCTGTTCGAGATCGGCTCGGTGTTCATGCCCCGGGCCTCGGCGATGCCCTCCGAAATGGTACGTGTGGGGGCGCTGGTGATGGGCGACCGGCATCCCGAGCACTTCGCGTCGGCCAAAGGGGAGCGATTCGACGAATGGGACGCCAGGGCGATCGCGGAACGCATGGCGCGCTCGGCCCATCCCGCGGCCGCGGTAGAACTCGAGGCAGCCGGCGACGGCTGGCTCTGGCGCGTGCTCGCGGACGGACGTGACATCGGGGGCGTGCGGCACGTGCCGCTCGACGCACCGGTCTGGGCGGCCCCCGCGTTCGGGGTGGAAGTGGAGTTGGCCGAGATGGCCAACGCTCCGGTGGCGGCCCCGGGGCACAACGCGCACGGTTCCGGGCCGGGGCAGCCGTTGCGCCACTGGCCGGCGTACCGGCCAGTGCCCACCACACCGGCCGCGGAGTTCGACCTGGCCCTCGTGGTGCCAGAGGCCGTGACCGCGGCCCAGGTCGAGGGTAGTATCCGCGCCACCGCTGGCGACCTCCTCGAACAACTCCGGCTGTTCGACGAGTACACCGGCAAGGGGATCCCCGATGGCACGCGCAGCCTGGCCTGGCGGTTGACGTTCCGGCATCCGGAGCGCACTCTACGCGATAAGGAAATCGAGGGTCGCCGGGCCAAGATCCTCAGCGTACTCGACCAGGAGCTGCATGTCCGACCGCGAACGTCCTGA
- a CDS encoding cell division protein ZapA yields the protein MSGAKQSVKVFILGEEYTIRSDVPPEQTKAIAKYLDDAIRAVMHGGKGLDAQRAAILAALQITNELFEAREGGEAMAASMNALSADVRRWLPPAKRGM from the coding sequence ATGAGCGGAGCCAAACAGTCGGTGAAGGTCTTCATCCTCGGCGAGGAGTACACGATTCGCAGCGACGTGCCGCCGGAGCAGACCAAAGCCATTGCCAAGTATCTGGACGACGCCATTCGCGCGGTCATGCACGGCGGCAAGGGGCTGGACGCGCAGCGGGCGGCGATCCTGGCCGCCCTGCAGATCACGAACGAGTTGTTCGAGGCGCGCGAGGGCGGCGAAGCAATGGCGGCCTCGATGAACGCGCTGAGCGCCGACGTGCGGCGGTGGCTGCCGCCCGCCAAGCGGGGAATGTGA
- a CDS encoding 2-oxoacid:ferredoxin oxidoreductase subunit beta — MTSIAKPPVTHPSLPKNALGLTRRDYEGTMSTLCAGCGHDSITAAIIQAFWELDVPPHRAAKMSGIGCSSKTTAYFMRQSHGFNGVHGRMPALTTGANAANGTLTYIGISGDGDSLSIGLGQFCHAIRRNVNMLYVLENNGVYGLTKGQFSASADVGSTSKKGEANELPPIDPVLLALSLGATFVARGFSGDKEHLVPMLKAGLTHNGFGFIDVISPCVSFNDHVGSTKSYRYTREHYEELAPVDFVPMRKEIKAPEGAGQAMSVTMHDGSVVRFRKTGENYDPTNRDGAYEHVREHQRRGEVVTGLLYIDERSQDMHAVNHTVAQPLVDLPYAELCPGNAALQTLMDDYR; from the coding sequence ATGACGTCCATCGCCAAACCACCGGTCACCCACCCGTCGCTGCCCAAGAACGCGCTGGGCCTTACCCGGCGCGATTACGAAGGCACGATGTCCACCCTGTGCGCCGGGTGCGGCCACGACTCGATCACCGCCGCCATCATCCAGGCGTTCTGGGAACTCGACGTGCCGCCGCACCGCGCCGCCAAGATGAGCGGCATCGGGTGCTCGTCCAAGACCACGGCGTACTTCATGCGCCAGTCGCACGGGTTCAACGGCGTGCACGGCCGCATGCCCGCGCTCACTACGGGCGCCAACGCGGCCAACGGCACCCTGACCTATATCGGCATCTCCGGCGACGGCGACTCGCTGTCCATTGGGCTCGGCCAGTTCTGCCACGCCATCCGCCGCAACGTGAACATGCTGTATGTGCTCGAGAACAACGGAGTATACGGGCTCACCAAAGGGCAGTTCTCGGCGTCGGCAGACGTCGGCTCCACGTCCAAGAAGGGCGAGGCGAACGAGCTACCACCCATCGATCCCGTACTGCTCGCCCTGAGCCTGGGCGCGACGTTCGTGGCCCGCGGCTTCTCGGGCGACAAGGAACACCTGGTGCCGATGCTCAAGGCCGGGCTCACGCACAATGGGTTCGGGTTCATCGACGTCATCTCGCCATGCGTCAGCTTCAACGACCACGTCGGGTCCACCAAGAGCTACCGATACACCCGGGAGCACTACGAGGAGTTGGCGCCCGTGGACTTCGTCCCCATGCGCAAGGAGATCAAGGCGCCGGAGGGAGCCGGGCAGGCCATGTCAGTGACGATGCACGACGGCAGCGTGGTGCGCTTCCGCAAGACCGGCGAGAACTACGACCCGACGAACCGCGACGGCGCCTACGAACACGTACGGGAGCATCAGCGCCGCGGCGAGGTCGTGACCGGGCTCCTGTACATCGACGAGAGAAGCCAGGACATGCACGCCGTGAACCACACCGTCGCCCAGCCACTGGTGGATCTTCCGTACGCCGAGTTGTGCCCGGGCAACGCGGCGTTGCAGACGCTGATGGACGACTACCGGTAG
- a CDS encoding 2-oxoacid:acceptor oxidoreductase subunit alpha: protein MSGVNDFAFKIATVNGTGSASANGLLMQAIFRMGIPVTGKNIFPSNIQGLPTWYEIRVSKDGYTARPEAIDLVVALNTSTYAQDVGAVRPGGYVAYDSTWPLDESLVREDLTYLGVPFGQMCVEAFEGDRNRTLLRNIVYAGTLAALLDIDMDLVGEMLREKFSKKRSLLDANFRAMALGHEYALKTFKCPLPMHLERMNATAGSIVIDGNTAAALGCVYAGATVGAWYPITPSTSLMEAFKGFCEKYRKDPVTGERKYAMIQAEDELAAAGMVIGAGWAGARSFTSTAGPGISLMEEFIGLAYYGEVPGVFFDVQRTGPSTGMPTRTQQGDLMAVAYASHGDTKHIALYPSDPAECFTMARDAFDLAERFQTPVFVMSDLDIGMNDWMVPRLTWDDTYRPDRGKVLTADQLAMIKKFWRYQDVDGDGIAARTLPGVNAKGAYFTRGSGHDQNAAYTEDADAYQQVVDRIARKINGAARSVPAPEFHRQEGAAVGIVSIGGCHSAVLEAVDRLRAQGVPVNYMRVRGFPFDTPVVDFLNEHEIVFVVEQNRDAQLRAMLAIETGVPRDHMTPILDYGGLPLTAQRVVGAVTAHLQGAAV from the coding sequence ATGAGCGGGGTCAACGATTTCGCGTTCAAGATCGCCACGGTCAATGGCACCGGCTCGGCCAGCGCCAACGGGCTGCTGATGCAGGCGATCTTCCGCATGGGCATCCCGGTGACGGGCAAGAACATCTTCCCGTCGAACATCCAGGGGCTGCCCACCTGGTACGAGATCCGGGTGAGCAAGGACGGATACACGGCGCGGCCCGAGGCGATCGATCTCGTGGTGGCGCTCAACACCTCGACGTACGCCCAGGACGTGGGCGCGGTGCGGCCCGGAGGCTACGTCGCGTACGATTCCACCTGGCCGTTGGATGAATCGCTCGTCCGCGAGGACCTGACGTACCTGGGCGTGCCGTTCGGCCAGATGTGCGTGGAGGCGTTCGAAGGCGATCGCAACCGCACGCTGCTGCGCAACATCGTCTACGCCGGCACCCTGGCGGCGCTGCTCGACATCGACATGGACCTCGTGGGCGAGATGCTGCGCGAGAAGTTCTCCAAGAAGCGGTCGCTGCTCGACGCCAACTTCCGCGCCATGGCGCTGGGCCATGAGTATGCGCTCAAGACCTTCAAGTGCCCGCTGCCCATGCACCTCGAGCGCATGAACGCCACGGCCGGCTCGATCGTCATCGACGGGAATACGGCGGCGGCGCTCGGCTGCGTGTACGCCGGCGCCACGGTGGGCGCCTGGTATCCGATCACGCCATCCACGTCGCTCATGGAGGCGTTCAAGGGATTCTGCGAGAAGTACCGCAAAGACCCAGTGACCGGCGAACGGAAGTACGCCATGATCCAGGCCGAGGACGAACTGGCAGCGGCCGGGATGGTGATCGGCGCCGGCTGGGCCGGCGCGCGGTCGTTCACCTCGACCGCCGGCCCCGGCATCTCGCTGATGGAGGAGTTCATCGGCCTCGCTTACTACGGCGAGGTTCCAGGAGTATTCTTTGATGTCCAGCGTACGGGGCCGTCCACCGGGATGCCCACGCGCACCCAGCAGGGCGACCTGATGGCGGTGGCCTACGCGTCGCACGGCGACACCAAGCACATCGCGCTCTATCCGTCTGACCCGGCCGAGTGCTTCACCATGGCCCGGGACGCGTTCGACCTGGCCGAGCGGTTCCAGACGCCGGTGTTCGTGATGTCGGACCTCGACATCGGCATGAACGACTGGATGGTGCCGCGCCTCACCTGGGACGACACCTACCGGCCCGACCGCGGCAAGGTGCTGACGGCCGACCAACTGGCCATGATCAAGAAGTTCTGGCGCTACCAGGACGTGGACGGCGACGGCATTGCCGCCCGTACGCTCCCCGGCGTGAACGCCAAGGGCGCCTACTTCACCCGCGGCTCGGGCCACGACCAGAACGCGGCCTACACCGAGGACGCCGATGCCTATCAGCAAGTGGTGGACCGGATCGCCCGCAAGATCAACGGCGCCGCCCGGTCCGTGCCGGCACCCGAATTCCACCGTCAGGAGGGCGCCGCCGTCGGTATCGTCTCCATCGGCGGCTGTCACTCCGCGGTGCTCGAGGCCGTGGACCGGCTCCGGGCCCAGGGCGTGCCGGTGAACTACATGCGCGTGCGCGGGTTCCCGTTCGACACGCCAGTCGTCGATTTTCTCAACGAGCACGAAATCGTGTTCGTGGTGGAGCAGAACCGCGACGCCCAGTTGCGCGCCATGCTCGCGATCGAGACCGGCGTGCCTCGCGACCACATGACCCCCATTCTCGACTACGGCGGACTGCCCCTCACCGCGCAGCGCGTGGTGGGCGCCGTGACCGCGCACCTCCAGGGAGCGGCTGTATGA
- a CDS encoding FAD-dependent oxidoreductase has product MDPTDVASPRYYHKVVDCQWACPAHTNVPEYIRLIAQGRYTDSYMLNRMSNVFPGILGRTCDRPCEPACRRERVDGKPVAICRLKRVAADLRDDIHDRLPAVPAEKNGKRIAFVGAGPASLTVANDLMPLGYECVIYERLTQAGGLMRYNIPAFRLPVRVLDEEVDNILDMGVDIRYETPVSSLKALLAEGYDAVFVGSGAPKGKELDIPGRWDTDQVHIGIEWLGSVHFGHIEKIEPRVLIIGVGNTAMDCCRTSKRLGGTDVKVIARRSRPYFKASAWELEDAEEEGVEILENHAPRRFVIEQGKLVGMEFERLEWSEQDGRQKSRVLDTVVIPCDTVILAIGQDNAFPWIERDIGLAFDPKWDMPVVDRQTFQSTRAGVFFGGDAAWGPENIIWAVEHGHQAAISIHQHCQGAPVTERPADGMNLVSAKMGMHAWSYHNDYNPSPRAQMQHEALVKRFADVAVEVELGFTPEQTAHEVQRCLNCDVETAFTANLCIECDACVDVCPVNCLTIARDGSGEADLRTRLSAPALNPDQALYVSGALPQTGRLMVKDEDVCLHCGLCAERCPTAAWDMQKFDLIRAYAGGSAA; this is encoded by the coding sequence ATGGATCCGACCGATGTTGCGAGCCCGCGGTACTACCATAAGGTCGTCGACTGTCAGTGGGCCTGCCCGGCCCACACAAACGTTCCTGAATACATCCGGTTGATCGCCCAGGGCCGTTACACCGATTCGTACATGCTCAATCGCATGTCGAACGTGTTCCCCGGCATTCTTGGCCGCACCTGCGATCGCCCCTGCGAACCGGCCTGTCGGCGCGAGCGCGTGGACGGCAAGCCGGTGGCGATCTGCCGTCTGAAACGCGTTGCCGCCGATCTGCGCGACGACATTCACGACCGCCTGCCGGCGGTCCCGGCGGAGAAGAACGGCAAGCGCATCGCGTTCGTCGGGGCCGGACCGGCGTCGCTCACCGTGGCCAACGACCTCATGCCGCTCGGCTATGAGTGCGTGATCTACGAACGACTCACGCAGGCCGGCGGGTTGATGCGCTACAACATTCCCGCGTTCCGCCTTCCCGTGCGGGTGCTCGACGAGGAAGTGGACAACATCCTCGACATGGGAGTGGACATCCGCTACGAGACGCCGGTGTCGAGCCTCAAGGCGTTGCTGGCCGAAGGCTACGACGCGGTGTTCGTGGGCAGCGGCGCGCCCAAGGGCAAGGAACTCGATATTCCGGGCCGCTGGGACACCGACCAGGTGCACATCGGCATCGAGTGGCTGGGCTCGGTGCATTTCGGCCACATCGAGAAGATCGAGCCGCGAGTGTTGATCATCGGCGTGGGCAACACGGCTATGGACTGCTGCCGCACGTCCAAGCGACTGGGTGGCACCGACGTCAAGGTGATCGCGCGCCGCTCGCGCCCCTACTTCAAGGCATCGGCATGGGAGCTGGAGGACGCCGAGGAAGAAGGCGTGGAGATCCTCGAGAACCATGCGCCCAGGCGGTTCGTGATCGAGCAGGGCAAGCTCGTGGGCATGGAGTTCGAACGTCTCGAGTGGTCGGAGCAGGATGGCCGCCAGAAGAGCCGCGTGTTGGACACGGTGGTCATTCCCTGCGACACCGTCATTCTCGCCATCGGCCAGGACAACGCGTTCCCCTGGATCGAGCGCGACATCGGACTCGCGTTCGATCCCAAGTGGGACATGCCGGTGGTGGACCGGCAAACGTTCCAGAGTACCCGGGCCGGCGTGTTCTTCGGCGGCGACGCGGCGTGGGGCCCGGAGAACATCATCTGGGCGGTGGAGCACGGCCACCAGGCGGCGATCTCCATCCACCAGCACTGCCAGGGCGCTCCGGTAACGGAGCGCCCGGCCGACGGGATGAATCTGGTGAGCGCCAAGATGGGCATGCACGCCTGGAGCTACCACAACGACTACAATCCATCGCCGCGGGCGCAGATGCAGCACGAAGCGCTGGTCAAGCGGTTCGCCGACGTGGCGGTGGAGGTGGAGCTGGGATTCACCCCGGAGCAGACGGCGCACGAGGTGCAGCGTTGCCTGAACTGCGACGTCGAGACGGCGTTCACGGCCAACCTGTGCATCGAGTGCGACGCGTGCGTGGACGTCTGTCCCGTGAACTGCCTCACGATCGCCCGCGACGGCAGCGGAGAGGCCGACCTCCGCACCCGTCTCTCCGCACCAGCGCTCAATCCGGACCAGGCGCTGTACGTATCGGGGGCGCTGCCCCAGACCGGCCGGCTGATGGTGAAGGACGAGGACGTCTGCCTGCACTGCGGGCTGTGCGCCGAACGGTGTCCCACCGCGGCGTGGGACATGCAGAAGTTCGATCTGATCAGGGCCTATGCGGGCGGGAGTGCGGCATGA